Within the Pan troglodytes isolate AG18354 chromosome 2, NHGRI_mPanTro3-v2.0_pri, whole genome shotgun sequence genome, the region AGGTATATCAAAATGTTGTGTTGTTAGTCAGggatggtggtgtacacctatagtcgcagctactccagggaggtagaggctgcagtgagctatgattgtgccactgtactccaggttgggcaacagagggacaccttatctctttctttctttctttctttctttcttttttttttttttttgacagagtctccctctgtcgcccaggctggagtgcagtgggcacttggctcactgcaacctccatgtcccgggttcaagtgattctcctgtctcagcctcctgagtagctgggaccataggcttgtgccaccatacttggctaatttttgtatttttagtagagatggggttttgccacgttggccaggctggtcttcaactcctgaccccaggtgatctgcccgtctcagcctcccaaagtgctgggattacaaacacaaGCCACCGACATGCCCACCctgggagaccctatctctaagaagaagaaaaaaattgtctgtattattcacaatatgactttttttttgagatggagtctcgctttatcacccatgctggagtgcagtggcgctatcttggctcactgcaacctccacctcccaggttcaagcaattctcccaccttagcccccagagtaactgggactataggcatgcaccacaatgcctggttaatttttgtatttttagtagagatggggtttcaccatgttggccaggatggtgtcgaactcctgacctcaggtgatctgcctaggcctggcattacaggcatgagccactgtgcctggcttgtttttgttttttctttgagacagtgtcttgttctgttgcccaggctggagtgcagtggcacaatcacagctcactgcagcctcgacctcccaggctcaagtgatcctcccgcctcagccacatGAGTGGCTAGTAATATACTattggcatgtgccaccacacttaatatttttgtttttttgtagggacggagtagtgccatgttgcccaggctggtctcaaactcctggcctcaagagatcctcctgccttggcctcccaaagtgctgagattacaggcttaagACATTGTGCACTCATATACACTTTATTTATCAATTACACCTCAGTAACCCTTGAaaacacttttaatttaaaaatagtcgggtgcggtggctcatgcctgtatctcagcactttgggaggccaaggtggatgaatcaggccaggagttcaagaccagcgtggccaacatggcaaaatccatctctattaaaaatacaaaaattactcgggcgtggtggtgcatgcctataatcccagctacttgggaggctgaggcatgagaatctcttaagcccgggaggcagaagttgcagtgagctgagatcacgtcactgcactccagcccagatgacggagcaagactctgtctcaaaaaaagaaaaaaaggtcaggcgtggtgtctcacgcctgtaatcccagcactttgagaggccaaggcgggtggatcacctgaggtcaggagtttgaaaccagcctggccaacgtggtgaaaccctgtctctactaaaaatacaaaaaattagccgggcatggtggtgagcacctgcaatcccagctactcaggaggctgaggcaggagaatcgcttgagcccaggaggtggaggctgcagtgagccaagatggcaccagcctgggaaatagagcgagactgggtctcaaaataaaaaaagaaaaaagaaaaaaaaagtctcccctcaatttttttttgaggcagagtctcactccgttgcccaggctggagtgcagtggcactctctcggctcactgcagcctccacctcccgggttcaagcgattctcctgcctcagcctcctgagtagctaggactgcaggtgcacgccaccatgattggctaatttttttatttttagtagagaccatgttggccaggatggtctcaatctcctgacctcatgatccacctgcatcagcctcccaaaatgctgggattacaggcgtgagccactgtgcccggccttaaaatttttttctggctgggcacggtggctcacacctgtaatcccagcacttcgggaggccgaggcaggtggatcacctgaggtcaggagttcgagacaagctggctaacacagttaaacccagtctctactgaaaatacaaaaaattagccgggcatggtggcaggcgcctgtagtcccagctactcgggaggctgaggcaggagaatggtgtgaacccgggagacggagcttgcagtgagccaagatcgtgccactgcactccagcctaggtgacagagcgagactctgtatcaaaaaaaaaaaattttttgtctttaatttaaaatttttgtagagatgagggtcttgctgtgttgctcaggctggtgtcaaactcctgggcacatgCAATCCTCCTtcttttgcctcccaaagtgctgggattacaggcgtgagccaccgtgcccggccaggaaggTCAGACTTCTTACGTCGTGGCTCAGGCTAtgagagaccaaggtggaagCTGCCAATTCTCTTAAAGTTTAGGCCTGGACCTGGCATAGCATTACTTCTGCCATGCTTTATTAATCAAAGTAGTCATGTTCTGGGAGGAGGGAAAAGGCTGAGTTGGAACCGCCAGGCAGAAGCTATATTgggagctatgatggcaccagtgcactccagcctggacaacacagtgagaccctgttatctaataataataataataataataataatgcaaaataaaaatgggagCCATAATGGGTCCTAAGCAGTTGAGTCTGGGTATATGATGGTTGCGGATGGGCCTCGTGTGGAAGAGTGATGGAAATAATActgggtcgggcatggtggctcatgcctgtaatctcagcactttgggaggccgaggtggttgaatcacctgagatcaggaattcgagacctgcctggccaacatggtgaaacctcgtctctactaaaaatacaaaaattagctggtgtggtggtgcatgcctgtaatctcagctactcgggaggttgaggcaggagaatcacctgaacctgggaggtggaggttgtagcaagccgagatcgtgccactgtactccagcctggtgacagagcaagactctgtctcaaaataaaataaaataaaataaaataaaatttaaaaacacaaaaaaaggaagtaaTACTGGACAGGGAGTTATGAGAGACTAGAGAGGTCTTCGGCTGTCAGGTTAAGCAGTTGAGTTAACTTTTCTAGGTAAGAGGGAGCCCTTGAATTCTACAGCAGGTGAATTCAAAGAATGAGTGAAGGAGAGGACTAGGCCAAACAAGGATGAATAAATGGCGTAAAAATTTTCAGCTACAAAATCAGGCAGCATTTGGAGTAAGAAGCTGGTCAGGCTTAACAGcatgtattgatttatatatcttttgatttttctgctttatttatttatttgagacaaggtctcgccctGTAATTCAGGTgggggtgcagtggcaggatctcggctcactgcaacctcaacctcccgggttcaagtgattctcctacctcagcctcccaagtatctgggattacaggcgtgcgccaccatgcctggctaatttttgtatttttagtagagatagggtttcaccatgttggccaggctggtctcgaactcctgacctcaggtgatctgcctgcctcggtgaggcaccacgcctagccctggataattttttgtattttttgtagagatgggttttcgccatgttgcccaggctggtctcaaactcctgggcccaagcaatctgccctccttggtctctcaaagtgctggaatcacaggcataagccactatgtccagcctatattttaaaaacaactttcatTGTTTTTAACCCTTATTATGAAAGACacaaatttcattttcaaaaatctgGAATGACAGTTTAGCTTTAAAATGGTTGGCAGCAGGCAGCCACTTTGGGGTCTTGAGCTGGGAATGACAAGAGGCAAGACTACAACTTTCTATTATGGAGGGGAAGGAGGATGTGGTTTGTTGTGTGAGATGTTGAGGTCCAGGGGAGAGTAGTGATTAGACAATGACAAACTTAAGTGTCGGCAGGCAGTTTGCAAACCACTCTGCTGAATACCAATTATTAcacttttttttggtctttttttccccccgCTTTTTGTGGagaatgaggtcttgctatattgcccaggcaggtctctaactcctgggctcaagctatcctcccccCTCTGCCTCcataagagctgggattataggtgtgagccactgcacccggtgaaTACCAATGATTAAAAAACAGTgaacggctgggcacggtggctcatccctgtaatcccagcactttgggaggccgaggcgggcggatcacaaggtcagaagattgagaccatcctggctaagacggtgaaaccctgtctctactaaaaaatacaaaaaaaattagccggccatggtggcgggcgcctgtagtcccagctactcgggaggctgaggcaggagaatggcgtgaacccgggaggtggagcttgcagtgagcatacatcgcaccactgcactccagcctgggcgacagagcaagactccgtctcaaaaaaaaaaaaaaaaagcagtgaacaTGGAGCccggcgccatggctcacgcctgtaatcccagcactttgagaggccgaggcaggtggatcatgaggtcaggagctcgagaccagcctggccagcatggtgaaaccctgtctctattaaaaatacaaaaaaattagccgggcatggtggcacgctcctgtagtcctagctacttgagaggctaaggcaggagaattgcttgaacctgggaggtagaggttgcaatgagcaaaaatcacgccactgcactccagcctgggcaacagggtgatactccatctcaaaaaaataaaaataaaaacaaaaaacaaacaaaacaaaaaaaagtgaacatTTATAGCTTGGTACTATACTAAGCACTGTACATTTAGTAACTCATTTAACCCTGATAGTCAGGTACCTGTATCATTCCCATCACATGGATTAAAAATTTGAGGCACCGAAGggttaagcaacttgtccaaagCTCCAGTTAAGCGTGGTGGAGCTCtcaagtctgtagtcccagtactttgggtggctgaggcagcaggattgcttgaggccaggagtttgagaccagcctgggcaacacagtaagaccttgtctctaaaaaaaagaaaaaaggaaaaaaaagaaaaaaagagtagtgGAGCTGAAGTGTTAGTTTAGCTGAGTTCTGTAGTTAACCACCAAAGCTAGATATTTACTTTTACCTTTTATATGTGCAATTCAAGTTTCTCTATTCTAATTTATAAAGTTCTAGGTGACTAGAGCTCCCATGATATCATCTGACATGTTGCTGTTCTGGACTCAGGGTTGTTGAAAGCAGCTGACACACTCTGTTAATGATTCCAAGGCCAGAGTCAGGCTGCAGTGAAGAGTTGGCCTGGTGTGTAAGAACTCCATCCCCCCTAACCGGCAGGATGCAGGCAATGATTCAGTAGGTTAGGCTGGTTCCCCCCATCCCATCCCCTCACCCCCTGCCATAGTTCAAAATAGTAATTATGATGtaatgtttaatgtttaaaaaaatactctggTGATTTATGGACTTAAAAACTATCTGAATGCACCCTGAGGATGATGGTGAAAGGTGCAATTTTGACATCAAAACAAGTGGGTGCATCTAATATTTAATTAAAGGATCAGATGAAGAAAGCAGATGCGAAGTCGCTCAGATGGAAATGTGGCCTAACCCCCAACCCAAGGTCTGAGAGAGTGACAGAAGCTAGTGTCACCTTTGAATACAAAACATGGCTACAGATGAAttcaagaaagaatgaaaatttatTGCTTATATAATTTTAGggctagtttcttttttttctttctttcttttttttttacgaggcggagtcttgctctgtcacacaggctggagttcagtggcaggatctcagctcactgcaacctccggctcctgggttcaagcaattctcctgcctcagcctcccgaatagctgggattacaggcgcctgccaccacacacggctagttttttgtacctttagtttctttttagttaattattaaaatacaagATGATTTATTTTCAGGATTCTTGAAGGCATATAGACTCCCTTTCAAATGTAAATGAGTGGAGGAAAAACTGGAAGCCTGCGTCCTCCTCCTTTGCTAACAAAGGGTGTTTATTAGCTAGGATGGCAATGAAAAATTTAATACAACGTAGTTTATAGCAGTGGACTGTGTCTTTGGCTCCTCATCTGGATGTGTAGCTCCGGCTCCTCATGGATAAGCTGTATAAAGCCTTATTAGATTCAAATACTAACCGTCGCTatgccatattaaaaaaaatcattatagctATAAGCTGTATTTCTTATATAAGTGGGGTTAAATTGGTTGACTTAAAGATTTCCCCCTTTCCTACCGGTGCTAAAAAATTGTCTTAACCAAAATTAGGAATGTGCTAATTTAACAATTTACACTACAGGCCTGCTTCCTGGCAATGTGCTGTCaattcaagaaaagaaagaaggaaagctaCTTCACGATGAGAAATCAAACCTCACCCCCACTTCTcgctctctcttttcttccttttttttttttttttttcctctgagcaaTGGTCCCCAGGAAACAAACCCACAAACCGCTGTCAAGTTTGATTCCTCTTTCTGGAGTTACAGCCTTCCTGCTCCTCCGTGATGGCTCAGCTGAAGTACCACCTCTGCTACTCGTTTTCAAAATACATGTTGAGTCTTAGGACCAGGAGGACGattgaggttttttttccttgtcatctttcttttctttttctttctttctttttttggtggtgggTGGGGCCAAACTAAGAGGGAGACAGCAGGTCTGGGCCATCCCTCTTCTGACCCTCTGGGGCCATCTTCCTTCTGGCAATTCTCTTCCCCCATCTGTTttcctcttgtttttgttttttaaaaaagaaggaaaaacaatcaaagaaaggaaaagaaacgaaacaaaacaaaattacatgaAACATCTCTATGGCAAGGCCAGTATGGTAGAAAATTATGGTAAAAAATTATAGGAGTGCATTGATTCATATGAGCATTTCATGTTTCTACACAGATCTCAAATTATGGAAGAAATACATTGTTTAGGCAAGAGATGGTGGCATGAGAAgcttcctctttaatttttaaattatacaaagtTTGCTTCTTCGTTTGGCAAAGGAGGGGCTCTGTTTTGGTCTTATTTGATCAATAATTTTTCACTCCTCACACATTTCAGAAAATGTTCACTGATGTTCATTTTGCTCCAGGTGCTAAGGAGGGAGCTCTGGGGGCAGCTGAGGGCTTACGCATTCCTGGTGGGGCTGCCAGGCTCTTCCTCAGCCTAGGAAACGCTCCCATCTCAGGACAGCACCCTGGCCCCCAAGACGGCTTCATCCTTTTGGAGAGGTACTTCTGCAGCTTCCTAGGGCCATCAGCACATGTGTCCAGCTGGGTTGATTTAAGGGCTTTTTCCAGGGTGATTTTCCCATGGATTCCAATGAGCAAAACCAGAGGAGCTGGGGAGGTCCAtgtagtgtatttttaaatttctccatcTTTATGATCCAGGCATAGTTATGCAGGTTGGACACCgaggtgtttttttaaattgcttatcGAAGTATAATTTAAACAGTGAAATCGTGCACAGATCTTAAATGGCATTtataagttttgacaaatgtatatacacggcaatctatttttatttcaccaCCCCAGAAGGTTCCTTCATGCCCTTTCCCAGTCAATACCTCCTCATCCCCAAGGGTACTTTTCCTCTCCCCATAGCTTAGTTCTCTCTGTTCTAGAATTTCCTGGAAACGGAATCACACAGTATGAactcttttgtgtttggcttctctCTCCCAACACGATGTTTTTGAGTCATCAGGTTGTTGCCTGTACCAGGTTAAATAGGATATCACTAACAGCGAGATAGTGTTAAGAAGGGGACAATTTTTACCCCGTTGGCCTCCAGGCCAGATACTACCTATACCCTGGTAAGTGGCCCTCCTTGCCCTTCCAAGTGAGTCTCTCTCCAGGGCCATGCAAGTTCCTCTCCCAGAACGGCTCAGGCGGCCTCGGGCACCACCCAGATGGCTGCGGGGCCATCACCAGGTCGCCTCCCCAGAACAGCTGCCCCCTGCTTCCCCCCAGCCCCATTAAAACTCAAAAGGGAACTCTGGCCCCTCTGCCGATCAGAATTCAGACTCGCTTAATTCCATGCATCCAACTGCACACAACCGTGTGATGTTTTGGTGATCAGATATGCAGAGTTCTTTAAAAAacgtaaaaagaaaaaaagaaaaggtgggtAAAAACCGAGATCTCCCGGGCAGTGGATATGTCTCGGTTGAGCCAGGGATTCAGAatgaaatcttttcttttcttttttaaataaacggAAGAGTCGTTCTCTGCTCCTCGCTCAGAAGGTTTCAAAGGTCGTCACACTGAAGCCCGGGGGCGTTCATCTCCCCAGCGGCCgggagaagggaggaggttggagggaggagggagggagcacACAAAAGCGGGCCGTGCTGAGAGGGCTAATGTTTCCTGTTTGCCTGGagccccctcccctgcctcccctcccccagccccctcccagcACTCGGGCGGAAGTGAGTTTGCTCCTTTGGAGATTAAAAGGATTCCGAATTCCGATCAGTCCCAATAACCGGCGTAgtgaagagaagaggaggaggaggaggaggcagaggcggcaaagcagagaaagagggggcgcgcgcgcgcgcgcacgcaaCCCGAACTGGGGGAGTTGTGCAAAGCCCCAGGAGGCCGGGGCACGGCGGGAGCAAAGCTCGGTAGGCGCAGCGCGGCCGAGGCCACCCGCGTCCGGATCGGCGACTCCTTTCAGAAAGAAGATGACGCGGGCGCGAGCCGGCGGCGTTGGCCACGCGGCTCCCGAGCTCGCCGCGCGGGGCTGTTGCCGGTTCCACTGATTCCAGCGCGCCCGAGAGGAGCCTCCATCCCCGAGGCTCGGGATCGGAGGGGGGACCAAGGCGAGGGCGAAATGGCCCGATGACAAAGGAAATGTGATCCCCCTTCTCTGCCAAGGTTTCAGAGAGGACGGacgtgaggaggaggaggggcgcaGGGCGCGCGCGGAGCTCGGATAGCATTGCACGACGGCCCGCGCGGAGCGGGTACATCTAATATCTTCCTGCCGATGAATAATTCAGGGCGGCCCGCGGGGACCTGCGGCCCCGCGCGCTAAGCCGAAGGGGAAGGAGCGTGCGTGAGGCGCCCAGGCCAGGCGAGGCGGGGGCACGAAGGCTCCGGGCCGCGTGGGGCGCGCGTGCGTGTTAAGCGCGGGCAGCCGCGGCCCGGCTGGGCAGGCGCGCGGGAGACTCGAGGCGCGTGGGACGCGCGTGCGTACTGCACGCGTGCGGCCGCGGCTGGGCCACCACGAGCTGCAGCTGCTGCGGGGCCCACCGCCCTGCAGAGGAGGCCGTGCCTGGCTGTGCGCAAGCCCCAAGCGCAGCACGCCGGGCCACCCAGGAGCCCCTGGCCGCCGCGTCATGCGGCGGGGCAGCCGACGTCGCGCGGGGAGACACCGGCTTGGCGACGCGCCGCTCCCGCCTTTACTAGTTTGGGGCTCCTTCCCCTCCCAAGAACAGACTAAATCCGTTTAAAGAAAAGCAACGCACCAAATACTCGTGGAACCAAATTCTGCTCTCGCCAGGACTGGGACTGCACAGCGAACTCTCCTTTTGGGAACTCCTTTCGGCTATTGCGAAGGGAAGCCTCAGCTACTCCAGGGAGTCTTCCGACCTCCCTGCCCCCGCTCGCCCCTCGCCTGTCGGGGCTTGTTCCGGCGTTCCCTCTTCGGAAGGCACGCGGCCCCCAAGTTATCCGGAGGAATCTGTGTCGCCGCTGGATAGTGGCATTTAATGCCTGCAGTGTCGGGGGTGGCAGCGCTCGGGCCGGACGTGGCGAGGCCAAACGGGCAGCGCTGCTCTGGTGCCGGCTCCCGGATTGCAGGCCTAATCGATGCATTTTTCTGTGTGAGTCGGTGACTCCCCCACCCACCTCGTCcgctctctcctcctcctcctcctcttcctctctggtCTCCTCCCTCCTCCGGGCTGGGTTGCAAATGGCTTCGTTCCCCGAGACCGATTTCCAGATCTGCTTGCTGTGTAAGGAGATGTGCGGCTCGCCGGCGCCGCTCTCCTCCAACTCGTCCGCGTCGTCGTCCTCCTCGCAGACGTCCACGTCGTCggggggcggcggcgggggccCTGGGGCGGCGGCGCGCCGCCTACACGTCCTGCCCTGCCTGCACGCCTTCTGCCGCCCCTGCCTCGAGGCGCACCGGCTGccggcggcgggcggcggcgcGGCGGGAGAGCCGCTCAAGCTGCGCTGCCCCGTGTGCGACCAGAAAGTAGTGCTAGCCGAGGCGGCGGGTATGGACGCGCTGCCTTCGTCCGCCTTCCTGCTTAGCAACCTGCTCGACGCGGTGGTGGCCACTGCCGACGAGCCGCCGCCCAAGAACGGGCGCGCCGGCGCTCCGGCGGGAGCGGGCGGCCACAGCAACCACCGGCACCACGCTCACCACGCGCACCCGCGCGCGTCCGCCTCCGCGCCGCCACTCCCGCAGGCGCCGCAGCCGCCCGCGCCTTCCCGCTCGGCACCCGGCGGCCCTGCCGCTTCCCCGTCGGCGCTGCTGCTCCGCCGGCCTCACGGCTGCAGCTCGTGCGATGAGGGCAACGCAGCTTCTTCGCGCTGCCTCGACTGCCAGGAGCACCTGTGCGACAACTGCGTCCGAGCGCACCAGCGCGTGCGCCTCACCAAGGACCACTACATCGAGCGCGGCCCGCCGGGTCCCGGTGCCGCAGCAGCGGCGCAGCAGCTCGGGCTCGGGCCGCCCTTTCCCGGCCCGCCCTTCTCCATCCTCTCAGTGTTTCCCGAGCGCCTCGGCTTCTGCCAGCACCACGACGACGAGGTGAGTGCGTGGGGGCGTGTGTTTGTGTCCATCGGATAACTGCGTGTGTGCTCAACAGCGTTTCCCGGCCGGTCCCACAGCGAGGGGAGGAGGCCCTCTCCGGATTTGGTTTGTATTTCCTTTGGCTACGTGGCAGTCCTTGCTACCAAAGTAGATCATGACCTGGGAAGTATGTGGAAGTGGATTCTGTGTACGTGTCGCGAGGGGCTCCGAAAAATCCCATAGCGTGGGGTCCTcccttttctgattttaatttctgTGTGGCAAAACGCGGCAATCGTCTTGAGTTAGGCGTGAGTTGGGAAGAgataggtgtgtgtgtttgtgtagacGTGGCCTGCTCTTGTGGGCACACCAgaggcctcccaacgtgctgagaaGGCGCtcctttattttcagatttttgtttGGAAAACTCATAGATTGTTGCCTTTAAAATGGGGCGTGAGCCCGGAAGAGATGGTTGTGTGGGTGAGTGCGTGGAGTTTGTGTGCCTCCGTAGACCTGGTTTCCACGTGCGCACTTGTGAGGGGAAgactggtttttttgttgttgggacAGCATGGCAGTCCTTGCCTCCTTACGTTGGGTAAGAGTGGGAGCGTCTGTGGATCTTTGAGGGCCAAGGGCCCCCAGTCTTAAGCCCTTCTCTCTCTGCGGCTGCTTCCTATATTGTTTAAAATGCGTGTTCTGGCCCCTGAATTCTCCTAGCGTGAAATCGCCGTTCGTGGGCCCACGGCTGCACCCCGAGATAGAAGCGGAATAAAGGGACGACGTTACCTTCACCAGCCTGAGTCTCTTGGGCCGCGCCCGCCTGCCCCGACTCCAAGCCCTACAGGAACCGGTTTCCCTGGTTAGGAGGTATCCACCCGGCTCAACCAGGGGCTCGACTTCCTTGGAAAAGACCAAGGCAGCCGTACGCTGCTGGAACGCCGGAGTGCAAAGGCTTTTAGGGCTACATTGCAACCCTCGGGCTCGATTTCGCCCTTTGGGCTGTCGAGTAAACATTTGCTTTTCACACAGTGTGacccctttctcctttccactttgGTATTATGCGAGTGTCGTCTTCTCCCCCGAACCCAATGAAGGCAGGCCAAAAGTCTTGAGAAGCGGGCTCTTGCCGAGGGGGTCGGTAACTTAGGCGATCTACCTGTAGACCGGTGAGAGAGGGTGTGGGTGAAAGTCTTGACTTAGAGCGTAAGCTGGAGACTGCAGAGGCTTTAAAAGCCATAGTGGGGGTCGTGGCCTGTGTGAGCTGGAGAGTGGGTACCGAGCACCGCAAAGGTGAGCCCAGCGCCGCTGCCTTTTCCACTCCTAACCTGTTATTTGGGGAGGAGGGCGGAGCTATTGCCTGATGGCCTTTAGCTGGCTTCTCCTGTTGGAAAAAAGTTGAAATTCTAATCTACTTGTTGTAGGCATCTCCTTT harbors:
- the LOC750255 gene encoding LOW QUALITY PROTEIN: uncharacterized protein LOC750255 (The sequence of the model RefSeq protein was modified relative to this genomic sequence to represent the inferred CDS: deleted 2 bases in 1 codon) produces the protein MYPLRAGRRAMLSELRARPAPLLLLTSVLSETLAEKGDHISFVIGPFRPRLGPPSDPEPRGWRLLSGALESVEPATAPRGELGSRVANAAGSRPRHLLSERSRRSGRGWPRPRCAYRALLPPCPGLLGLCTTPPVRVACARARPLFLCFAASASSSSSSSLHYAGYWD